CAACCCGGCCCAAGACGAAGGACGGATGCAATGAACGACGTACGGAGTGCGCCCGCCGAGGCCGAGCAGGCCGCCGCGAGCGAAGGACGGTCCGCGATCGGCGAGGTGCGTATCGACGCCCCGATCGAGGACGTGTGGCAGGCGCTCACGGACCCGGTCGAGCTGGCTCGTTGGTTCCCGCTCAACGCAAAGGTAGAGCCGGGGCCCGAAGGCTCGATCTGGATGTCCTGGCTCAACGAATTCGTGGGAACGAGCCGCATCCTGGCTTGGGAGCCACCTACGCGGCTGCTGACGACGTGGGGCGAGGTCGATGGCGGGCTGGAGCCCGGGCAGCGCACCGAGTACGTCCTTCGAGCCTCGGGCGGAAGCACCTTCCTGAGGGTGGTCACGTCGGGCTTCAGCGACGACCCGTCGTGGGACGCCTGGCTGGAGGGGACGCGGCGCGGCTGGCGCTTCGAGCTGTCCTCGCTCAAGCACTACCTGGAGAGCCACCGCGGGCAGGATCGCGAGGTGGTCTACCTGCGCCGGCGCGTGGCGCTTTCGCAGGCCGTAGCATGGGAGCGGCTGACCGGGCCCGGAGGCCTGGATCCGAGCTCCTTCGGGGGAACCGCAGTCGACGAAGAGCCGCCGGTGCAGTATGCCGCGCTGACCGAGCGGCCGCGGGGCCTTCTGCGGATGTCCATGGAGCCGTGCCACGACGGGCCGGATGGCCGCGACGTCACCCTCTGGCTGTCCGTCTGGGGAGACCACGGCGCGGACCTGAACGCGCTGAAGTCCGACTGGACGGACAGGCTCGAGCGACTGTTTCCGGAGGGCAGGTTCGCCTGAGGCTCCGGCCCCTCCCCGCTCCCAGCGATGGGACGTTTGACCGGGCGCCTCCGCCGGACCATGCTCCGGACGGGGGCGCCCGTCTCGTCGTGGGCGCGTGACGGCCAGGACCCGACCTTCCAAACGGCGGTGGCGCACCGCAGGAGTCGCGCAGGTGAGATCGAGCCAAGGCGCCACGGCGTGGGCGTTCGCGGCGGCGGCAGCGGTCGTGACAGCGGCGCCCTGTGCGCTGGGCGCGCAGCAGCCGGCGGACACCGCGGCCCCGATGGCCGGATTCGAGCGCCTGATCGGGGCGTGGCGTTCGGGGTCCACGGTGCAGGTCTTCGAATGGGGCCCCGGACGGCTCGCGGTGCGCGCGCGCTCGCACCTTACGGCCGAGGAGGGCTCCCGGCAGGTCAGCGAGGGCCTCTTCCTGCACGACCCGCTGCGCGACGAGGTGCGCGGGTACTTCGTCGCCGTCGAGATGCCCGTTTCGTACTTCGAATACTCCGTGGACTGGCAAGGCGACGTCCTGGTCGCCGAACTCACCACCACGGACGTGGAAGGGCGGACGCAGCGGTTCATCGAGCGCTGGAGCTTCGTGGAGGCGGACCGGTTCCTCTGGACGCTTCTGGCGGGCGCGGACGGCGCCGACTCCGCGCCCATCATGAGCGCGGAGTTCGAACGCGTCGTCTGGCCGCCGGAGAATCTCGACGAGGACGCACCCGAAGGAGAGCGGTGAGCTCGCCGGATCTCGCTGGTGGACAGGCCTCGCTGGCTGTTCGAGCGGTTGGCGTCGCCTCGGCTCAGGCGTCGCCCCCCTCTTCCGCCAACGGGGCCGCGAATCCGACGAGCGTCCCGCAGGGTGCCATGACGAAGATCTCGTCCATGCCGTAGAAGGTCTGCCGCCTCGGCACGACGACATCCGCGCCTGCCAGCGCCGCCACGACAGGATCCAGGTCGTCCACCTTGATGAACAGCGTGGCGACGCCGGCGGCGAGCCTGTCGGCCAGTCCCGGGTGCCCGGGCGCTTCGGCCTCGAGGTCGTCCTGGATGCTCGCGCGCGACTGATACATCACCACCACGTCACCCTTCTGCAGCATCGCGAACCCCGTCCCTTCACCATGCGGCACGGTTGCCACCACCTCGAACCCGAAGCGGTCGGTCCAGAAGGGCAGGCAGGGGTCGACGTCATCGACGGTGATGAGAGGCGTAACGTCGTTCATTGGGCCGGCCTCCGAAGGCGGGGTCGAGCGTGAGCAAAGGGGCCGGCAGGGCGACGCCCCGCCGACCCCATCGAGGTCGATGCTCAGCGCACGGTCCTACCCACCCAGCTCGAACCGCACCCGGGCGTAGTAGAAGCCGCCGTTCATGCCGAACTGCGTGACCCGGCGGCTGAACGGGAAGTTGCCGTTGCTGATGTTGGCGTCCTTGGTGTGCCCGTCCGGGAAGGTGTTGAAGATGTTATTGGCGCCCACCTGCAGCATGACGCCCTCGGCGAGATCGACGCCGATGTCGGCGTCCACCAGGAACTTGGCGCCGAAGTCTTCGTCGTTGTCAGGATTCGTAGGCCGGTACAGAACCTCGCCGAAGAAGTTGCCGCGCAGGCCCACGTTGACGTTGCCTCGATCCCAGCGCGCCGACGCCGTGGCGTTCTGCTTGGGCAGCGCGGTCTCGAGCCGGTTCTGCTCCTCGCGGTTGAACAGCACGACCGCGATCGCCGAGTCGACTCCCGCGGTGAAACGGTCGGCCATCGTCTGCGGGACGTTGATCGCCGTCACCTCGGTGTCGGTGATGTTGGCCGACCCGGTCAGGTTCAGCGTGCCGCCGTTCCAGTCGGTGACGTAGTTGATGACCAGGTCGCCGCCCACCGTCCGCGTGTCGACCGCGTTGGCGAAGAACTGCGCCTGCCCCACGCCCAGCGACGCAAACGGCGCGAGGATGTCCGCCACGTCATCCCCGATGTCGTCGTTGCCGTCCGAGAAGCGGCTGGTCAGCACGACGCGGTCGTCGATCGTGATGTAGTAGAAGTCGCCCGTGACCGACACGTTGCTCGCCGGGCGCCACGTGAATCCGCTGGACACGTTGATCGACGTCTCCTCGGTGAGCTCCGGCACGCCGAACGCCTTGGTGACCGGGCTCACGTTGTTGGCGGTGAGGACCCGCGCCGGGACCAGCTCGTTGGTGGCGGGATCGATCACGAACTGGGTGCTGACGGCGTTGAACCAGATCTGGTTCAGCGACGGCGCGCGGAAGCCGTTGCTGACGGCGGCGCGCAGCGCGAAGTCCTCGGACAGCTCGGCGCGCGCTGCGATCTTGCCCGCGAACGTCTCGCCGAAGTCGCTGTAGTTCTCGAAGCGGCCGCCCGCATCCAGTTGGAAGGCGTCCGAGAACTGGGTCTCGAGGCCTATGTAGGCCGCGACGCTGTTGCGGCTCCGGTCCACCTCGGCGGCCGTCTGGAAGCCCGGGAATACCTGCGAGCCGGACTGCTTGGGCCCGCCGCTCGAGGTCGTGTCGAAGTCGACCCCCGGAACGCTGCCGCCGTTGCCCAGCGAGAACGACTCGAACTGGCCCGCGCCGAGCTGGTAGTTCTCCATCCGGAACTCGCCGCCGGCCACCAGCGAGAGCGACTTCACCGCGCCCTCGGTGTCGATCAGGCGTACCGCGTCGAAGTTCCCCGTGGTCTCCCTATAGGCCAGGTTGCCCGCGTCGAAGGACGTGGGGCTCGCGGCACCGAGCGAGGCGTTGTTCGTGTTCTCGATGTTGAACCGGAAAGAGTTCTGTCCGTGCGCCACGCTCAGATCGAAGTCCCAGGCGCCCTTCCTGCCGCGCAGGCCGCCGGTGAAGGCGCGGTCCGTGACCTGGGTGTGGATCTCGGGCAGGAAGCCGTTCGGGAAGATCTCGAAGACGACCCGATCTTCCTGGATGGGCCGCCTGTAGAAGCCGGTCGCGATGCCGTTTCTCTGCGTGGCCCCGCCGAACACGTAGAGCTCGGCGTCGTCGGACACGGGGTAGGCGCCGTTGAAGAACGCGTGCCCCACGATCGCCTCGCCCTGCCCCGTCTTCATGCTCATTTCTTCGCGGGTAAGGCCGGCGGCGGCGATCGCGACGTCGTCGGCTTGGCGATCGTCGAAGAAGAGGGCGCCCTGGAACGGGTCGGACCGGTCGGTCCGCTCGCGGTTCAGGAACTCGCCGGTGACGTTGAAGTAGCCGGCGTCGCCGACCGGGAAGCCGAAGTTGGCGTCTGCCTTCACCTGCTCGCCGTCGCCTTCGCCCGTCAGCCCCGTCTGGACGTTGCCCACGAACGCGTCGGTCTGGCGCTTGAGCACGATGTTGATGACGCCCGCGATTGCGTCCGAGCCGTACTGCGACGAGGCGCCGTCGCGCAGCACCTCGATGCGCTCGACCGCGGCCATCGGGATGGCGTTCAGGTCGACGCCGACGGTGCCCCGCCCGAAGGTGCCGTTGACGTGGGTCAGCGCGCTGTGGTGCCGGCGCTTGCCGTTGATCAGCAGCAGCACCTGGTCGGGCCCGAGGCCCCTGAGGCTGGCCGGGTCCACGTGGTCGGTGCCGTCCGAGATGGTCTGCTTCGACGCGTTGAAGGACGGCACGATGTCGCGGATGACCTGCGCCAGCTCGGTCTGCGGCGACTCCTGAATCTCCGCCGCGGTGATGATGTCGACCGGCACGGTGGTCTCCAGCGCGGAGCGCTGCGTGCGCGTACCGGTGACGACTATCTCGTCGATGCTGAGCGCGCCCACCGATAGCTGGAAGTCCACCGTCTGGCTTTCACCGACGCCCACCGTGACGGTGCTTTCGCCGGCCTGGTAGCCCAGATACTGCGAGCGGATCGTGTAGGTGCCGGGCGGAACCCGGAGCGTGTAGCGCCCGTCCGAGCCGGTCAGGACGCCGCGCGCGGTGCCGACCACGAAGACCGGCGCCCCCACGAGCGGCTGCTGGGTTGCGGCGTCCACGACCAGGCCGGAAATCGTCGCCCCCTGTGCGGCCCCGGGTGACGCTACGGCGAGCAGCGAGAGAACGGTCAGCGTCAGATGCCGGATGCGTCTCACGGTCACCTCCTAGCGTTGGGAGAGTCCACGCCTCGACCCAGCCCGCACGGGCGCCGGTGCGAGATTGCCCTGCTGGCCGCCGCGCGCGTCCCGAGCGGCGGCCAAGGCTGCACTAATCGTTTCGCCTAAAACCACTTGCGTCAACCGCGATCACGCCGTCGGCGTATACGAACAACGGATTGACCTCCACTTCCGCGACATCCACGTGGGCGCTCAGGCAACGAGCGACGCCCCTGGCGACCGCCGTGACCGCGGCGAGATCGGCGCGTGCGGTGCCACGATAGCCGAACAGTACGGGACCGCGCCGAAGACCGCGGCAGAGGTCGATGACCTCGGCTTCGGACACCGCTCCATCCGCCCCGAGCGGGAGCAGCCCGACGTCTCCAAGGAGTTCTACGTCCGTGCCGCCCAAGCCGAGCGTCAAGATCGGCCCGTAGCTCGGGTCGCGGCGCGCGCCCACGATGAGCTCGGCGATGGGCGCGGGGTGCTGCGGCGAGATCAGCGCGCCGTCGACTTCGACCGGCAGCCCGGCTCGGCGCAGAAACGCCTCGGCGGCCGTCCGGCACTCCCGGAACGCCGTGAGGAGGCCGTCGACGTCGTCCAGGCCCAGGCGCACCGCGCCAGCCTCGGTGCGGTGCGGCAGGTGCGGGGACACGACCTTCAGGACGCGCCGGCCGTCGTGCTGCGGCAGCGCCCGGATCGCGGCCTCGTCCGCGCACAGCGCGGCCTCGCCGAAGGGAACGCCCTGGGCGGCGAGGAGCTCGCGCGCCTCGGTCTCCGAGAGCGCCGCCGCGGACCTGTCCGCGGGAGACCGCCTCTCGACCTTCGGCGCGAGCACCGCCGGCGCGGCCGGCGACGCCAACGGGGCACCGCGCTGCCACACCGCGGACACGGCGCGCAGCCCGGTCTCCAGAGAGGCGGTCACGGGCACACCGTCTTCGATCAGCCGTCGGAGGGGCGCCGGCCCCCGCGCCGCGTATAGCGAGTGAACGACCAGAGGAACGGCGCCGGCGCGTGCCGAGGCCGAGATGGCGCGCGCGGCGCGCAGCTCCTCCCCCGCGAGGTCGGCCGAGAACCGGATCGCGTATCCTCCGAAGAGACCCGTCACGAAGAGCGCCGCGCAGCCGGCGTCGCGCGCGATGAGCTCTACCGCGCGGGCCAGCACGGCCGGCTCGCGGTCCGCCGCGCCGGCCACGTCGATCGGGTTCGACACCGCTGCGGCCGGGCCCAGCAGGGCGCGCAGCGCCTCCTCCGTACGCCCGTCCAGCGCCGCCAGCGGGACCTTGTTTGCGGCGAGCTCGTCGGCCGCCAGCGTGGCGTGGCCGCCGCCGTCGGAGAGCACGACCACACCGACGGTGCGCTCGCCCCCGGTCCGACGCCGGACGGACGCGGGGGCGGGCGCCTGGAGCGCCAGCGCCTCGGCCACCGTGAGCAACTCGTCCGAGCGGCGCACCTCCACGATGCCGGCGGCCCGGGCCACGGCGCTGAAGACGTCGTAGGATCCAGCCAGGGCCCCCGTGTGCGACAGCGCGGCTCGTCGCCCCGCGTCGTGCTTTCCTCCTTTCAGGGCCACCACCGGTTTCCGCTCGGACACTCGCCTGGCCACCTTCGCGAAGGTCTCTCCCTCTCGCATCCCCTCGACGTACAACGCGATCGCCCGCGTGGGCTCGTGGTCGCCAAGGAAGTCCAGGTACTCGTGGATGGCCACGTCGGCCTCGTTGCCCGGGCCTACATATACGGAGATGCCGAGCGGCCCGGTCGAGGCCGACGTCATGAGGTCGAGCGCGAGGTTGCCCGATTGCGAAACCACCGCGAGGCCGCCGGGCGGGTGCGGCTCGCCGCCGACGAGCTGCAGGCGCCGATGGGTGTTGACCAGACCCGACGTGTTCGGCCCCACGATGCGGATACCGGTGTCCTTCGCGGCGGCCACCAGGCGGGCCTCCAGGTCGGCCCCTTCCGGCCCCGACTCGCGGAAGCCCACTGCCGGAACGACCGCCCCGCGCACGCCCGCCTCTCCGAGCGCGCGCGCTGTCTCGGGCACCTTGGCGGCGGGTAGCGCCAGGTAGGCCAGGTCCGGCGTCGACGGCAGCTCATCGATCGAGCGCGCGACGGGCAGACCCAGCAGCCCTCCGCCCCTGGGGTTCACCGGGAGGATGTCACCCTTGAAGCCCGCGTTCAGCAGGGCCGCGACGGCGTGGTGGCCGCGCTTACCGGGGTCGGCCGAGGCCCCGACGATCGCCACCGATCGGGGCTCGAAGATCGGACTCAGCGGGTGCACTGGTCGCGCGGTGTCAGGTTACTCGCCGCGAAACACCGGGTCGCGGCCCTCGGCGAAGGCCCGCACGCCCTCCTCCCAGTCCTCCGACGCCATGCACTCGGCGAGCGCCTCGGCCTCGAGTTGCAGCGCCGTCCCGGGGTCGGCGCGCGCGGCGCGATCGAGCACGCGCTTGGCGAGCCGCAGGGAGATCGGAGCGTTTGCCGCCAAGGACGCCGCTAGTCCGAGCGCGATCGCCAGCGCGGCCTCGGCGGACTCGGCCAGCCGGTTCGAGAGGCCGAGGTCGTGCGCTTCCAGGCCGGTGAAGAAGCGACCGAGAAGGATCAGCTCGGACGCGCGCGCGTAGCCCACACGGCGCGCGAGCGTATAGGAAGTGCCGCCGCCGATGAACGTGCCCAGCGCCACCTCGGGGAAGCGCAGCTTGGCGTCCGCCGCCACGACGAGCAGGTCGCAGGAAAGCGCCAGCTCCAGTCCCGCGCCTATGGCGTGCCCGTTGACCGCGGCCACGACCGGCTGCGGGAGCGTCTGGATCGCGCGGTAGACGCGCTGCCCGGTGTCGATGTAATCGCCGCGCTCGTCGGCGGTCGGTCTGCGCTCGCCGTAGGCCTTGAGGTCGGCCCCGGCGCAGAAGGCGCGGCCGGCGCCGGTGAGCACGACCGCGCCGACCTCGCCGTCGGCCGCGGTATCAGCCAGCAGGGCCTCGAGCGTGCGGTACATGTCGATGCTCACCGCGTTCAGCCGATCCGGCCGATTCAGGCGAACCGTGCGCACGCGGTCCTCGGTCTCGAAGACGACCGGAGCGGAGGTCACGCGCTCGCCGGCGAAGCCGCGGGCCGCTGCCCGGAGGCGCCTGCGCCGTCTGTCCGCCCCCTCTCGCGCGTGTCCAGGACGTGCTGGACGAACTGAATGGCCATCGCGCCCTCGCCCACGGCGGAGGCGACGCGCTTCATCGACCCGGCGCGCACGTCTCCGGCTGCGAAGACGCGCGGCAGGCTGGTCTCCAGCAGATAGGGCGGGCGTTCGAGCGGCCAACCCGGGGGCTTGCCCCCGTTCGATGAGAGGTCCGTGCCGGTGAGGATATAGCCTTGCTGATCCCGCTCCACCGCGTCCGCGAGCCATTCGGTGTGAGGCTCGGCGCCTATCAGCACGAAGAGCGCCGCCGTCTCGAGGCGCTCGGTCCGGCCGCTTGCGCGCTCCCTGACGGTGATCGCCTCCAGCCGCTCGCCACCGTTCGCGTCGACGACCTCGACGCCCGTCCGAACGCTGATCCTGGGCGACTGCTCGAGCTCGGTGATCAGGTACTGGGACATGCTCTGCTCGAGCGATTCGCCGCGCGCGAGGACGGTCACCGACGCGGCGTACTTGGCCAGATTGACGGCCGTTTGTCCGGCCGAGTTTCCTCCGCCCAACACGCACACGCGCTGATCCTGCATCGCGCGCGCCTCGCTGGCGCCCCCGCAGTAGAACACGCCCGCGCCGATGCGCTCCTCGATCTGGGGAATATCCAGGCGACGCCAGACCACTCCGGGTGCCAGTATCACGGCCCGGGCGCCGACCTCCCGACCGACCGCGACCCGGATGCGGAGCTCGCCGTCCTCCTGTCGCAGTCCGGTGGCCTCCCGCGCGAAAACCATGTTGGCGCCGAACAGCCAGGCCTGCTCGCACGCGCGACTCGCGAGGTCTTGCCCGCCGATCCCCCAGGTGAAGCCCGGGAAGTTGCGGATCCGGGAGCTCATGCCGGCCTGACCGCCCGAGACGGACTTCTCTAGAACCAGGGTGTCGTGACCCTCCGACGCCGCGTAGACGGCCGCGGTCAGGCCGGCGGGACCGGCCCCTACGATCGCTACGTCGTAGGTCCTGTCGCCGGGCAGGGTGCCGCCGCCGAAGCCCGCGATTAGCTCGGCGTCGGTGGGCTGGACCCAGACCCGGCCGTCGTGCCGCATCACGACCGGCAGCCGGGATTCGTCGACGCCGGCTTCTTCGAGCAGCTCGCGGCCCGCTGCGGAGTCGTCCTCGTAGAACCCGAAGGGCATGTTGATGCGGCTGAGCATGTCCCGGATCTCCAGAGCGCGCGCGCTCTGTTTCGGTCCGACGACGCGGTACATCATGAAGCTCGGTTCGTGCCCGGCCGACCACGACGCGAGGAACTCGCTGACCGCCGGATAGAGCGCCTGTACCGGATTCCAAGGCCGCGCCAGGTGGTAGTCGATCTGGCCGAGGGTCATCGCTTCCACGGTGGGATTCTCCGCCGTGTAATCCCGCTCGATCAGTAGGATCCGCTTGGCGTGCTGGTGAACGGCGTGTGCGCGGGTCAGGAAGTCGACGCCGGACAGCCCGGCCAGCTCCTGATCGGCGATCAGGAGCGCGACTGGAGCCGACTCGGACGCCAGCGACCCGAGGGTTGCCATCCCCGCCTCCGGGTCGCGCGCGGCGAGGATCCGGCAGTCGTTGCCAAACCTGCGCTCCAGGTCGCTCTGCAACTGGCCCAGGACGGACTCTTCGGAGACCGCCAGGAAGATTATCGGTTGTTCCATGCGTCCCCCGGGCGAGTGCGTCAGCCCGATGCCATGGGCACGAAGTAGGTGCGATCCGCCCAGCTGAAGGTCATGCGGCCGCCCGACTCGTCGCCCTCGATGCCGATCGTGAAGCGCTCGAAGGGCTCGGCGCTGGTCTCCCACTCCATCGGTACGCGCACGAAGTCCTGGGCCTCGTCGTACACAGTACCCCACTGGCCGGTCTGCGAGTTGATGATCAGCTCCGCGCTGTCGCTGGTGTAGGTGGACCACAGCGTGTACTCGCCCGCCGGGATCGTCGCCCCGCCGATCTGCACGTCCGCCGTCGTCCAGAACATCGTGGCCGAGTTGGCTCCGGTACGCCACGTCACGTCGTACGGAACCAACGCCCCCCAGATCTCACGGCCCCGCATCGCGGGCTGCGAATACGCCACCTCCAACTCGCTCCCGGCGACCGCCGCCCGCGTGGTGTCGGCCGGCGACGGCACTCCCAGTCCCTCTCCAGCCGCGTCTCGCGCGCCGAAGTCCGCCGCCAGCGCTTCCAGATCGAGCGCGGTCGACGCCGCGTCGGACTCCAGCTTCACGGTCGTTTCGCGTCCGGTGACCCTCTCGAGCACGCCATCGGCCGAGCGCACCACCAGGATCGGGTTGCCGAAGTACAGAACCGCGACGGTGTCCCCGCCCCGCCTCACGAGCCCCGAACCCGTGGGCCGACTCGCCAGCGGATTGATGAAGCTCAGCGGCAGCTCGTCGGCGTCGGCGAGGCGCTTCGTGACCAACTCCAGGATGCTGGGAGGGGCCGGGATGTTGGGCGGAATGGGCGTGGCGCCTGGCGGCAGGGATATCGCCGACCTGGTGGTGTCGGAGCCGGTAACGACCACGACGTCCGCGCTGTCGCCGCGAGCCGTGTACTCGTAGGATCGCGCGGACCCCGCACCGGCGTTGGTTGCGGGTGTCGACAGCGTGCCGGTGAGCCGTCGGATCCCGCCCTCGCCGTCCAGCTCGGCGGTGTAGCTGTGCACCCGCGTGAGGGGAGTGCGCACGATCCAGGTGCCTTCGATACGATCCCCGGTGACCGTAAAGCGCTCGATACTGATGGTGTCGGCTCCGAGCATCTGCACGAACGTGCGCTCCAGGCCGGTGTCAGCGGCCGGGGCGCAGGAGGTAGCCACGACGGCGAGCGCCGCGGCGAGCACGTAAACGGGAATGGGACGCATGCGAATAGCCTCCTGGCTGAGGGTCGAGGCGACGGTACGCGTAGTCGAGCGGGGCGGCAAGCCGCGCCAATTCGGTGGGCGGCTCAGGCGGGCGTGGCCTTACCTCAGCTTGGCCCACGGCGCGGCCGGACTCCTCGCGGACGCCATCCTGGCCCGAGCGCTCAGCGCACGATGACCGGCTGGGCGGCGGTGGGGGTCGCCGCGCCCCCCGCCGGGTCCGCCGACCCGCCCTCGACGGCCGCGCTAGCGGCGGCGAGCTGGTCGGCCAGCGCCGCCGCCCCGGTGCCTCCGGCGGCGCGTTTGCGCGCCACCGACCGCGCGGGATCCAGCAATTCAGCCAGCCGCAAGCCTGTCGCGCGCGGGCCGAGCTCCGCCAGCGCATCGTCCCCCAGCGCCGCCAGGGGCACGCCGCCGGCCTCCGCCCGGCGTACGAGCGCGCCCACCGCCCCGTGCGCTTCCCGGAACGGCACGCCCCGCTCCACGAGGGCGTCCGCCACGTCGGTCGCCAGCATGGCCGAGTCGACCGCGGCTGCGCACCTGCCCGCGTCCATGGCCAGCGTGGCCACCGTTCCCGTGACCGCCGGCAGAACATCCGCCAGCGAGTCGAAGGCCCGCAGCAGCGCCTCCTTGTCCTCCTGCAGGTCCTTGTTGTAGCCGCTGGGCAGCGCCTTGAGCATCGACAGCAGGCCGGTCAGGTCGCCGATCGCGCGAGCCGCGCGCGCGCGCGCCAGCTCCAGCGCGTCCGGATTGCGCTTCTGCGGCATCAGTGACGATCCGGTCGAGAAGCGCTCCGAGAGCCTGACGAACCCGAACTCCGACGACGCGTAGGTGATCAGATCTTCGGCCAACCGGGACAGGTGCACGCCCAGCAGCGCCGTCACGAACAGGAGCTCGGCCGCCCAGTCGCGATCACCCACGGCGTCGATGCTGTTGGGCGACACGGTGCGAAATCCGAGGACTTCCTTGAGCAGAACGCGGTCCACCGGGAAGCCGCTGCCGGCCACGGCGCCCGAGCCGAGCGGCAGCGCGGCGACCCGCTGGCACGCCTCGGCCAGGCGCTCGCGGTCGCGCGCGAGCGGCCACAGGTGAGACAGGAGCCAGTGCGCGGCCGACACCGGCTGCGCGCGCTGCAGGTGGGTGTAGGCGGGCATCAACAGGTCCGCGCTGGCCTCGGCCTGCGCCAGCAGAGCGCCC
The window above is part of the Gemmatimonadota bacterium genome. Proteins encoded here:
- the argH gene encoding argininosuccinate lyase — encoded protein: MDTTHRMWGGRFSEGPAPELDRLNRSLPVDRRLWREDLRASQAWVTALAKAGALSEPEARSLRGGLAAVRSRLGAWSEHDWAAAPDEDIHTLVERLLGEELGELAGKLHTGRSRNDLVATDTRLWALGAASRLDGQIARLQGALLAQAEASADLLMPAYTHLQRAQPVSAAHWLLSHLWPLARDRERLAEACQRVAALPLGSGAVAGSGFPVDRVLLKEVLGFRTVSPNSIDAVGDRDWAAELLFVTALLGVHLSRLAEDLITYASSEFGFVRLSERFSTGSSLMPQKRNPDALELARARAARAIGDLTGLLSMLKALPSGYNKDLQEDKEALLRAFDSLADVLPAVTGTVATLAMDAGRCAAAVDSAMLATDVADALVERGVPFREAHGAVGALVRRAEAGGVPLAALGDDALAELGPRATGLRLAELLDPARSVARKRAAGGTGAAALADQLAAASAAVEGGSADPAGGAATPTAAQPVIVR